A window of the Oryzias melastigma strain HK-1 linkage group LG11, ASM292280v2, whole genome shotgun sequence genome harbors these coding sequences:
- the apoea gene encoding apolipoprotein Ea, whose translation MRVFVAILALAVLSGCHARTVPLEELQNTWEVTVEKFQNYITDLNTKADGVLENIRSSQISRELETLIQDSMSELSMYRDDLQNKLGPYTQQSAERLSQDLQLLADKLRENMKEAREQVDRYVQELQTMMEQNADDVTLRLSTYSRKLKKRLNKDTQEIKRYVSEYFGELHSRTSENVGELKARLDPYFSQVRDNAQAKISTLNELLQSQIENVKTRVQTTHQDVTERVKVAAEDLRSSVEGKMQELRNWFQPYVSMVTETL comes from the exons ATGAGGGTTTTTGTCGCGATCCTCGCTCTGGCTGTCCTCTCAG GGTGCCACGCCCGCACCGTGCccctggaggagctgcagaacacGTGGGAGGTGACCGTGGAGAAGTTCCAGAATTACATCACAGACCTGAACACGAAGGCTGACGGCGTGCTGGAGAACATCAGGAGCTCTCAGATCAGCAGAGAGCTGGA AACTCTGATCCAGGACAGCATGTCAGAGCTGTCCATGTACAGAGACGACCTGCAGAACAAGCTGGGCCCCTACACCCAGCAGAGCGCCGAGCGCCTCAGCCAGGACCTGCAGCTGCTGGCGGACAAACTGCGAGAGAACATGAAGGAGGCGCGCGAGCAGGTGGACCGCTACGTCCAGGAGCTGCAGACCATGATGGAGCAGAACGCCGACGACGTCACGCTCAGGTTGTCCACCTACAGCCGCAAGCTGAAGAAGCGCCTCAACAAGGACACGCAGGAGATCAAgag gTACGTCAGCGAGTACTTCGGGGAGCTCCACTCTCGCACCTCCGAGAACGTGGGAGAGCTGAAGGCCCGTCTGGATCCGTACTTCTCTCAGGTCCGGGACAACGCCCAGGCCAAGATCTCCACCCTGAACGAGCTGCTCCAGTCCCAGATCGAGAACGTGAAGACCAGGGTGCAGACCACCCACCAGGACGTCACGGAGCGCGTGAAGGTCGCCGCCGAGGACCTGCGCTCCTCTGTGGAGGGGAAGATGCAGGAGCTGCGGAACTGGTTCCAGCCCTACGTTTCCATGGTTACGGAGACCCTGTAG